One segment of Paraburkholderia sp. PREW-6R DNA contains the following:
- a CDS encoding cytochrome c, whose protein sequence is MTRRIASRMATTSGSGSASRLENRVAARTTRFGDRPRRVSRALLALGTALVLSACAKQDDLAAATAAAAAMGPQSTAADPLARGRYLVKAADCAACHTAADGAPFAGGVKLASPFGTFYGTNITPDRTHGIGNWTADDLYKALHDGVAPDKHLYPAMPYTSYRMLSRADSDAIYAYLMAQKPAAVTNRDPDLTFPFNLRFGVRFWDWAFLRDALPDASTGQSADWNRGRYLANALGHCAECHTPRAFSGQLDNARPLTGAALGRIAAPDITPQGLAARGWTATDLQAFFATGIAPQGSAFGEMYPVIHLSSQYMTHDDLRALSTYLLGDHPLAPQALQRGSADAAQLEAGRNVYLAVCAGCHGLNGQGKPHVAVPMQANSTLRQSDPRNLLVAMLDGLEPEEFPGLERMQDMPGFARQLSDTELAQLANYLRATWGGQPANVTADAVKALR, encoded by the coding sequence ATGACGAGACGCATCGCAAGCCGCATGGCGACAACCTCGGGGAGCGGCAGCGCGAGTCGCCTTGAGAATCGCGTGGCGGCTCGAACGACCCGCTTCGGCGATCGTCCCCGGCGCGTCAGCCGCGCGCTACTGGCGCTCGGCACCGCGCTCGTGCTGAGCGCCTGTGCGAAGCAGGACGATCTGGCCGCCGCTACGGCCGCCGCCGCCGCCATGGGTCCGCAGTCCACTGCCGCCGATCCGCTCGCGCGTGGCCGTTATCTCGTCAAGGCCGCCGACTGCGCCGCGTGCCACACGGCCGCGGACGGCGCGCCGTTCGCCGGTGGCGTGAAGCTGGCGTCTCCGTTCGGCACGTTCTACGGGACCAACATCACGCCCGACAGGACGCACGGCATCGGCAACTGGACTGCCGACGACCTGTATAAAGCGCTGCATGACGGCGTGGCGCCGGACAAGCATCTGTATCCCGCGATGCCGTACACGTCGTACCGGATGTTGTCGCGCGCGGACAGCGACGCAATCTACGCCTACCTGATGGCGCAGAAACCGGCTGCCGTAACGAATCGTGACCCGGACCTGACGTTCCCGTTCAACCTGCGCTTTGGCGTGCGGTTCTGGGACTGGGCGTTCCTGAGGGACGCGTTGCCGGATGCATCGACGGGACAATCGGCGGACTGGAATCGTGGCCGGTATCTGGCGAACGCACTGGGTCATTGCGCGGAGTGCCACACACCGCGCGCGTTCTCGGGCCAGCTCGATAATGCAAGGCCGCTGACGGGCGCGGCGCTTGGCCGTATCGCCGCGCCCGATATCACGCCGCAGGGTCTCGCCGCACGGGGCTGGACGGCGACGGATCTGCAGGCCTTCTTCGCAACGGGCATTGCGCCGCAAGGCTCGGCGTTCGGCGAAATGTATCCGGTGATCCATCTGAGCAGCCAGTACATGACGCATGACGATCTGCGCGCGCTCTCTACCTATCTGCTTGGCGATCATCCGTTGGCGCCGCAGGCGTTGCAGCGGGGTTCGGCCGATGCCGCGCAACTCGAAGCGGGCCGCAACGTCTACCTCGCGGTGTGCGCGGGTTGTCACGGACTGAACGGGCAGGGCAAGCCGCATGTCGCCGTGCCGATGCAGGCAAACTCGACGCTGCGTCAAAGCGATCCGCGCAATCTGCTCGTCGCGATGCTCGACGGTCTGGAGCCGGAGGAGTTTCCGGGCCTGGAGCGCATGCAGGACATGCCGGGCTTCGCGCGGCAACTGAGCGACACCGAACTCGCGCAGCTCGCAAACTATCTGCGCGCCACGTGGGGCGGCCAGCCCGCCAATGTAACGGCGGACGCGGTCAAAGCGCTGCGGTAA
- a CDS encoding (2Fe-2S)-binding protein, with amino-acid sequence MTDAIQTNANASTSASAASGAVNATAAGGAAADATARVPASDAQAASAVAASSSVTTTGSTSAGTPAGPASPPVEQPLTHFRKLPLSVRVNGSMVGPTDVPAGLMMIDYLHEYLHLTGSRLGCGQGICHACVVIVDNPDGTSEEVRTCITGANFFHGKSIRTIEGHATRNEAGEVVELAPIQQKFLEHFSFQCGYCTPGFVNAAIVLLERLKRQPVARDKVEVTITAALNDHICRCTGYVRYYEAVKEVVMTTPGLVKDAVPGAAA; translated from the coding sequence ATGACGGACGCTATTCAAACCAACGCCAATGCCAGCACGAGCGCCAGCGCGGCGAGCGGCGCGGTGAACGCAACCGCCGCGGGTGGCGCGGCTGCCGACGCCACTGCCAGGGTTCCCGCAAGCGATGCTCAGGCGGCTTCCGCCGTCGCGGCCAGTTCTTCGGTGACGACCACGGGCAGCACGTCCGCCGGCACACCGGCTGGTCCTGCAAGCCCGCCCGTCGAACAGCCGTTGACGCATTTTCGCAAGCTGCCGTTGTCGGTCAGAGTGAACGGCAGCATGGTCGGACCGACCGACGTGCCGGCCGGTCTGATGATGATCGACTACCTGCACGAGTATCTGCACCTGACCGGTTCGCGGCTCGGCTGCGGTCAGGGAATCTGTCACGCGTGCGTCGTGATCGTGGACAACCCGGACGGCACCAGCGAGGAAGTGCGCACCTGCATCACCGGTGCAAACTTCTTCCACGGCAAAAGTATTCGCACGATCGAAGGGCACGCGACGCGCAACGAAGCGGGCGAGGTCGTCGAACTCGCGCCGATCCAGCAGAAGTTCCTGGAGCATTTCAGTTTCCAGTGCGGCTACTGCACGCCGGGCTTCGTCAATGCGGCAATCGTGTTGCTCGAACGCCTGAAGCGTCAGCCGGTCGCGCGCGACAAGGTGGAAGTCACCATCACCGCCGCGCTGAACGACCACATCTGCCGCTGCACGGGCTACGTGCGCTATTACGAAGCCGTGAAGGAAGTCGTGATGACGACGCCCGGCCTCGTGAAAGATGCCGTTCCGGGAGCCGCAGCATGA
- a CDS encoding OpgC domain-containing protein translates to MKQSQSRLIELDFFRGLVLLIIVVDHIGGSILSRVTLHAYALCDAAEVFVFLGGFATATAYAALAERRSEATARNRFLRRSLEIYRAFLVTAGLMLLVSAVLTAFSIDAPNLATTDLDDLMDAPLAALRDILLFRRQPYLASVLPMYAFFALLAPMVLPLARSKPWLLLAGSVALWAGAPAVDAYLPAAPDMHWDFNPFAWQLLFVIGVLARCQRVYQRVSAHRLGWIVSALAFAVVAAAAYYKLFIEHEPLDGSLKQNLSYLRAVNFLAIGWLVANLIQLGWAKKAAQWLPWVGVIGRKGLLCFVAGAVISLTVDSVLYAATDGYLNYPLGLLADAIAVGALFAVALASEPLKRFFARLYGTRLRTWP, encoded by the coding sequence ATGAAACAATCGCAATCCCGCCTGATCGAGCTCGATTTTTTCCGCGGACTGGTCCTGTTGATCATCGTGGTGGACCATATCGGCGGCAGCATTCTGTCGCGTGTCACGCTACACGCCTACGCACTGTGCGATGCCGCCGAAGTGTTCGTGTTTCTCGGAGGCTTTGCCACCGCCACGGCTTATGCGGCCCTTGCCGAACGGCGCAGCGAAGCCACCGCGCGCAACCGGTTCCTGCGCCGCTCGCTGGAGATCTACCGCGCGTTCCTCGTCACTGCGGGTCTGATGCTGCTGGTCAGCGCCGTGCTGACCGCTTTCAGCATCGACGCTCCTAATCTCGCCACCACCGATCTCGACGACCTGATGGACGCGCCGCTTGCCGCGCTTCGCGACATTCTGCTGTTTCGCCGCCAGCCGTATCTCGCCTCGGTACTGCCCATGTATGCGTTCTTCGCGCTGCTCGCGCCCATGGTGCTGCCGCTTGCGCGCAGCAAGCCGTGGCTGCTGCTGGCCGGCAGCGTCGCCTTGTGGGCCGGGGCGCCGGCCGTCGACGCCTATCTGCCCGCAGCGCCGGACATGCATTGGGATTTCAATCCGTTTGCGTGGCAACTGCTGTTCGTGATCGGCGTACTCGCGCGCTGCCAGCGCGTCTACCAGCGGGTCAGCGCGCATCGGCTTGGCTGGATCGTGAGCGCCCTCGCTTTCGCCGTGGTGGCGGCGGCCGCGTATTACAAGCTTTTCATCGAACACGAGCCGCTTGACGGCAGCCTGAAGCAGAACCTTTCGTACTTGCGCGCGGTGAATTTTCTTGCGATCGGCTGGCTCGTCGCCAATCTGATCCAGCTCGGCTGGGCAAAGAAGGCCGCGCAGTGGCTGCCGTGGGTCGGCGTGATCGGCCGCAAGGGGTTGCTGTGTTTCGTGGCGGGCGCGGTGATTTCGCTGACCGTCGACTCGGTGCTCTACGCGGCCACCGACGGCTATCTGAACTATCCGCTCGGCCTGCTCGCGGACGCAATTGCGGTCGGCGCGCTGTTCGCGGTGGCGCTGGCATCCGAACCGCTCAAACGTTTCTTTGCCCGGCTTTACGGCACCCGTCTGCGCACGTGGCCGTAA
- a CDS encoding porin: MNKQVFALAVSAALCAAFAASASAQTSVTLYGVIDEGVNYTNNAGRGHVYELTSGYAQGSRWGLKGSEELGGGLKAIFQLENGFDVNSGRLNQGGRLFGRQAFVGLSADNYGSLTFGRQYDSMVDYLAQTTANGNWAGLLFSHPYDNDNTDNSFRLDNAVKYTSPSLSGFQFGGMYSFSNDTGFANNRAYSFGGQYAYGGLLVAGAYLQADNPGNGANGAITSNDASFIAGRMRTFGGGMTYTFGPATAGFVYTNSNYLDPTGNGYLGITPLAPPGILLNSLKYQNFEVNGKYQISPMFFVGAQYVYTMETYDASNGGVKPRVHSFGLMADYNLSKRTDVYIQGEYQQVTGDSTYSILDDAFNVGTQSPSSTSKQVVVRAAIRHKF; encoded by the coding sequence ATGAACAAGCAAGTGTTCGCGCTGGCTGTCTCTGCCGCTTTGTGCGCCGCATTTGCAGCGTCCGCTTCGGCGCAGACGAGCGTGACGCTTTACGGGGTGATCGACGAGGGTGTGAACTACACGAACAACGCCGGTCGCGGTCATGTGTATGAACTGACAAGCGGTTATGCGCAAGGCAGCCGTTGGGGTCTGAAAGGCTCGGAAGAACTCGGCGGCGGACTGAAGGCGATCTTCCAGCTTGAAAACGGTTTCGACGTGAACTCCGGGCGCCTGAACCAGGGCGGCCGGCTGTTCGGGCGCCAGGCATTCGTCGGGCTGAGCGCAGACAACTACGGCTCATTGACGTTCGGCCGCCAGTACGATTCGATGGTCGACTATCTTGCGCAGACCACCGCAAACGGCAACTGGGCCGGCTTGCTGTTTTCCCACCCGTACGACAACGACAACACCGACAACTCGTTTCGCCTCGACAACGCGGTCAAATACACGAGCCCGTCGCTGTCCGGCTTCCAGTTCGGCGGCATGTACAGCTTCAGCAACGACACCGGCTTCGCGAATAACCGTGCGTACAGTTTCGGCGGACAGTATGCGTACGGCGGCCTGCTCGTCGCGGGCGCCTATCTTCAGGCCGATAACCCGGGGAATGGCGCGAATGGCGCGATCACCTCGAACGACGCGAGTTTCATAGCGGGCCGCATGCGCACGTTCGGCGGCGGGATGACGTACACGTTCGGGCCGGCCACCGCGGGCTTCGTCTATACGAATTCGAATTACCTCGACCCGACCGGCAACGGCTACCTTGGTATCACGCCGCTCGCGCCGCCGGGCATTCTGCTGAACTCGCTGAAATATCAAAACTTCGAAGTGAATGGCAAGTATCAGATCTCGCCGATGTTTTTCGTCGGCGCGCAGTACGTTTATACGATGGAAACCTATGACGCTTCGAACGGCGGGGTCAAGCCGCGGGTCCACTCGTTTGGTCTGATGGCGGACTACAACCTGTCCAAACGCACCGACGTCTATATACAGGGCGAATACCAGCAGGTGACGGGCGACTCGACCTATTCGATTCTGGACGATGCGTTCAACGTCGGCACGCAATCGCCGTCATCCACGTCGAAGCAGGTCGTGGTGCGCGCGGCGATCAGGCACAAGTTCTAG
- a CDS encoding molybdopterin cofactor-binding domain-containing protein → MGKLGLSRRSFLKASVLAGVSVYIAPMGSRAFAALFEEKILTPVQWDAVNGQAKFRIDGISKVTGSKVFARDIRATDMPHWPQQQSHAFILRTTLADRTYEGFDLSLLGDELKPDRVVSADDLKRDGLVFPAFYGDDMLLPPGKTPAYLGHAVAILIYHDFARFRFAKDKLKFQDQIIRYGAQTGPLERDPWGTFRFVRVGGNTPYDDDSYSSLKDAPIFPSMMRKHQPVWPDGVEHGKLDEQGMFHAAQIQHELDQPSPDWLVMAREYNTQSIDTAALEPDNVNAWYDAATQSLHMVVPTQAPSEVGDSAAEMVAKCAFPVKKLFIHPCYTVGYGSKDHFNVPFYGLVCSLYSDGRPVRLANDRYEQFQTALKRHAFKMNYRIAVDRKTGLLQSFKAEMEANGGGRCNFSPSVAMVGATAAQSIYYFPKNDLSAVAVASRAIDAGSARGYGTLQSMAATEMMVDEIAAQLGVDPIDFRLKNALRSGMKNTQGAVPAGAIRVDDVLNKAKVHPLWINRAKRKAEFEATHPGKRYGVGFACVQKDFGTGAETSFAKVEFTAEGKISLQHTAAEIGTGMSTSQAVAVAKWLGKPATDVHVAITDWPDLPVVTSGDPYTMSQADQDKLAANPRWSPGYASPSSATNSAYYFTHSTREAARVLFTHGLWPAALSLWGQGIGGGQAAPLVVRIEDARWVDGKLSAAGLEALPFDQLAKKAHELGLVTGATVHVFNRWQWTEAEFDIDGNVVRLPLDGLSVRYGDNAADERKKLQTTVNRYRVLDRQRVFIAPVQRNNAAVTYYSAVGTLVELSVHEASGKVDLLAHHSIMECGNQISPQLVSGQLQGGLAMGIGHALHEYLPLYEDGPGNGTWNFNRYHLPRATDVAVWTQTGEVLPPLTDTDPPKGIAEVVMIPVVGAIVNAIAHAIGHRFTDLPVTPQRIQEALA, encoded by the coding sequence ATGGGGAAACTCGGCCTTTCGCGTCGCAGTTTTCTGAAGGCCAGTGTGCTGGCGGGTGTCTCGGTCTATATCGCGCCGATGGGCAGCCGCGCATTCGCCGCGTTGTTCGAAGAGAAGATTCTCACGCCGGTTCAGTGGGACGCCGTCAACGGCCAGGCGAAATTCCGTATCGACGGAATATCCAAGGTGACGGGTTCGAAAGTATTCGCGCGCGACATTCGCGCAACCGACATGCCGCACTGGCCGCAACAGCAGTCGCATGCATTCATTCTGCGCACGACGCTCGCCGACCGTACCTATGAAGGCTTCGATCTGAGCCTGCTCGGCGACGAGCTGAAACCGGATCGCGTGGTGAGCGCCGACGACCTGAAGCGCGACGGCCTCGTGTTCCCCGCGTTCTATGGCGACGACATGCTGCTGCCGCCCGGCAAGACGCCCGCCTACCTCGGGCACGCGGTGGCCATTCTCATCTATCACGATTTCGCGCGCTTCCGCTTTGCAAAAGACAAGCTCAAGTTCCAGGATCAGATCATCCGTTACGGCGCGCAGACCGGGCCGCTCGAGCGCGATCCGTGGGGCACGTTCCGCTTCGTGCGTGTCGGCGGCAACACGCCTTATGACGACGACAGCTACTCCAGCCTGAAAGACGCGCCGATCTTCCCGAGCATGATGCGCAAACATCAGCCGGTGTGGCCGGACGGCGTCGAACACGGCAAGCTCGACGAGCAGGGCATGTTCCACGCCGCGCAGATCCAGCACGAACTCGACCAGCCGTCGCCGGACTGGCTTGTGATGGCGCGCGAGTACAACACACAGTCGATCGATACGGCTGCGCTCGAGCCCGACAACGTAAACGCGTGGTACGACGCAGCGACTCAATCGCTGCATATGGTCGTGCCGACGCAAGCGCCGTCCGAAGTCGGCGACAGCGCCGCGGAGATGGTCGCGAAATGCGCTTTCCCGGTGAAGAAGCTGTTCATTCACCCGTGCTATACCGTGGGCTACGGTTCGAAAGATCACTTCAACGTGCCGTTCTACGGCCTCGTCTGTTCGTTGTACTCGGACGGCCGGCCGGTGCGTCTTGCCAACGACCGCTACGAGCAGTTCCAGACTGCGCTGAAGCGCCATGCGTTCAAGATGAATTACCGGATCGCGGTCGACAGGAAGACGGGTCTGCTGCAATCGTTCAAGGCCGAGATGGAAGCGAACGGCGGCGGACGGTGCAACTTCTCGCCGTCGGTGGCCATGGTGGGCGCAACGGCCGCGCAATCGATCTACTACTTCCCGAAGAACGATCTGTCCGCGGTCGCCGTTGCGTCGCGTGCAATCGACGCAGGTTCCGCGCGCGGCTACGGCACGCTGCAGAGCATGGCCGCGACCGAAATGATGGTCGACGAAATCGCGGCGCAACTCGGGGTCGATCCCATCGACTTCCGTCTGAAAAACGCGCTGCGCTCGGGCATGAAGAACACGCAGGGCGCGGTGCCGGCCGGCGCGATTCGCGTCGACGACGTGCTGAACAAGGCGAAGGTGCATCCGCTGTGGATCAACCGCGCAAAGCGCAAGGCCGAGTTCGAAGCGACGCACCCGGGCAAGCGCTACGGCGTCGGCTTCGCGTGTGTACAGAAAGATTTCGGCACGGGCGCGGAGACCTCGTTCGCGAAGGTCGAGTTCACGGCCGAAGGCAAGATCAGCCTGCAGCACACGGCGGCAGAAATCGGCACGGGTATGTCGACGTCGCAGGCGGTCGCTGTCGCGAAGTGGCTTGGCAAGCCGGCCACCGACGTGCACGTTGCGATCACGGACTGGCCGGATCTGCCGGTCGTGACGAGCGGCGATCCATACACGATGTCGCAGGCGGATCAGGACAAGCTCGCAGCGAATCCGCGCTGGTCGCCCGGCTATGCGTCGCCGTCGAGCGCGACGAATTCGGCGTACTACTTCACGCACAGCACCCGCGAGGCCGCACGCGTGCTGTTCACCCACGGTCTGTGGCCGGCGGCGCTGAGCCTCTGGGGCCAGGGTATCGGCGGCGGACAGGCCGCGCCGCTGGTCGTGCGTATCGAAGACGCACGCTGGGTAGACGGCAAGCTCTCCGCAGCAGGTCTCGAAGCGCTGCCGTTCGATCAGCTCGCGAAGAAGGCGCACGAACTCGGACTCGTGACGGGTGCGACGGTCCATGTGTTCAACCGCTGGCAGTGGACCGAGGCGGAATTCGATATCGACGGCAACGTGGTGCGTCTGCCGCTCGACGGTCTTTCGGTGCGCTATGGCGATAACGCCGCCGACGAGCGCAAGAAGTTGCAGACCACGGTGAACCGCTACCGTGTGCTCGACCGTCAGCGCGTATTCATTGCGCCGGTGCAACGCAACAACGCCGCCGTCACGTATTACAGCGCGGTTGGCACGCTCGTCGAGTTATCGGTGCATGAGGCGAGCGGCAAGGTCGATCTGCTTGCGCATCATTCGATCATGGAGTGCGGCAATCAGATTTCGCCACAACTCGTGTCGGGTCAATTGCAGGGCGGTCTTGCCATGGGCATCGGCCACGCACTGCACGAATATCTGCCGCTTTACGAAGATGGCCCCGGCAACGGCACGTGGAATTTCAATCGATACCACCTGCCGCGCGCCACCGACGTCGCCGTCTGGACCCAGACCGGCGAAGTGCTGCCGCCGTTGACCGACACCGATCCGCCGAAGGGCATCGCAGAAGTCGTGATGATTCCAGTGGTCGGCGCCATCGTGAACGCTATCGCCCACGCGATCGGCCATCGCTTTACCGACCTGCCGGTTACCCCGCAACGTATTCAGGAGGCGCTCGCATGA
- a CDS encoding alpha/beta hydrolase-fold protein, producing MRPLLHSALLVVCAATQAQADASTVITRSFHSNALDRDWSYTIYLPTGYRHDGARIPVLYLLHGNNGDATDWITQGHLQTAADVLIEHKEMPPVAIVMPQGGTDWYVDRKEKMETAFFDDLLPEIESHYAVSTQRGGRMIGGVSMGGFGALRYAMTQPELFCGALLLSPAIYATEPPRASAARRVGVFGERQFDASVWHALNYPAQWEHYMSRPYRLPMFIAAGDDDLSIQAEASSLYTHLRLAGNPAALRIIDGGHTWDVWSALLPAALKYTLACVKPVAQEHPSYQRP from the coding sequence ATGCGTCCACTCCTGCACTCCGCCCTTCTCGTTGTGTGCGCCGCCACTCAGGCGCAGGCTGACGCCAGTACGGTGATCACCCGCAGCTTTCACTCAAATGCGCTCGACCGCGACTGGTCCTACACGATTTACCTGCCCACCGGCTATCGCCACGATGGCGCCCGGATCCCGGTGCTCTATCTCCTGCATGGCAACAATGGCGACGCGACCGACTGGATCACGCAAGGCCACCTGCAAACCGCCGCCGACGTGCTGATCGAGCACAAGGAGATGCCGCCCGTCGCGATCGTGATGCCGCAGGGCGGCACGGACTGGTATGTCGATCGCAAGGAGAAAATGGAGACCGCGTTTTTCGACGATCTGCTGCCCGAGATCGAATCGCACTATGCAGTGTCCACGCAGCGTGGCGGCCGGATGATCGGCGGTGTGTCGATGGGCGGCTTCGGCGCGCTGCGCTATGCGATGACGCAACCCGAACTGTTCTGCGGCGCATTGCTGCTGAGCCCGGCCATTTATGCGACCGAGCCGCCGCGCGCGTCCGCGGCGCGACGGGTCGGTGTGTTCGGCGAGCGGCAATTCGATGCGAGTGTCTGGCACGCGCTCAACTATCCGGCGCAGTGGGAGCACTACATGAGCCGGCCGTATCGGCTGCCCATGTTCATCGCCGCCGGCGACGACGATCTCTCGATCCAGGCCGAGGCATCATCGCTGTACACGCATTTGCGGCTGGCGGGAAACCCGGCGGCGCTGCGCATTATCGACGGCGGCCACACGTGGGACGTGTGGAGCGCATTGCTGCCGGCCGCGCTCAAGTACACGCTCGCCTGCGTGAAGCCCGTTGCGCAGGAGCACCCGTCTTATCAGCGGCCATGA